GCCACGGCTGCGCGCGGGGCCACGGCTGCGACCGGTCCCGCGGGGCCGCTCTCAGTGCTGCGGGATCGACGGACCCGCCGGGGCCGGCCCCAGGGTCGTCGTGCCGGGGGCTGCCCGATGGCCCAGTCCCGTGCGGTACGCGTCCAGAGCGGCCTCGGTGCGGCCGCCGCGGCGCAGTAGGTCGCCCAGCAGGCGGCACAGGTCGGCGAGATCACCGCTGGCCCCGCTGCGCTCCAGCAGGGCCAGCGCCAGGACGTAGTGCTCCTCGGCGGCCTCGGCCTCTCCCCGCTCCTCGGCGATCAGCCCGAGCAGCCGGTGCGCGCCGCCCGCGTGCACCGCACCGTGCCGGTCGCCGAGTTCCAGTAGCGCCGAGAGCAGGCCGGCCGCCTCGTCGTGCCGCCCCAGCCGGCGCAGTACATCGGCCAGCTCCACCTCCACCTGGGCGGTGTAGAGCACCGCGCGCTTGGCGGCCAGCATGTCGCGTGCTGTGCGCAACTCCTTTTCGGCGAGGGCGAGTTCGCCGTTCTGTGCCTGTACGTAGCCGCGCATCCAGTGGCAGTGCGCGAGGTCGGTCCGCAGTCTCAGCTGCCGGTAGATCGCCTGGGCCTTGGCGAGCGAGGCGTCGGCGTCGGCGGTGCGTCCTTCGGCGAGGAACGTACGGGCCACCTGCCGGTGCATGCTCGCCACCAGCGCCGGGTCGTTGACCTGGGGCGCCAGGGCCAGGGCGAGTTCGGCGGCGTGCGCGGCGCGGGCGTGGGCGCCCATGTCGATGTACGGGCCGATGACGGCCGCGTACAGCAGCACCAGCGCCTCGGGGTCGGCCAGGCCGCTCGCGCCCAGCTCGGCGATGGTGGACTCAAGGAGATAACAGGCGTAGCGCAGCTCCCCGGCCAGCAGGTGCGCGATGGCGCGGCCCCGGATCGCGCGGGCGCGGCGGGGCAGCGGTTCACCGGCCAGGAGCCGCTCCGCCGCCTCGAAGTGCCGCCCCGCATTGGCCAGTTCACCGGTTTCCAGAGCGCAGTCGCCGAGTCCGAGCAGCGCCTCGGCCTGCTCGGGAGCGAGTTCGAGGTGTTCAGCGTCGGTGAGGAGACGGCGGTAGCGGACGGCGGCCTCGTCGGCGGAGCCGGTGGCGAGCTGCTGCTGGGCGTCGGTGAGGGCGAGCCGCAGCTCGGTCGCCAGATGGGCGGGGCGTCCGGTGGCCAGCTCCTCGAACGATGTCCCGAGCCGCTCCGCGAGGAAGCGCAGCGCGGTCTCGGAGGGCCGGACCTTGCCGGACTCCAGTGTCGAGACGTACGCGGGCGTGTATGAGGGTTCGGCCAACTGCCGTTGCGTCAGCCCGCGTTGGTTACGCAGTCGCTGCACCCGGAGGCCGATCTCGGCCGGTTCGTCCATGGGAACCCCCTGGTTCTCGAACTCCCCAGTATTCAGGGGCAGTAGGGATTGCGCACCTCCTGTACCTCCGCCTAGTTTAAGCAACTCGTTCATCACGCTTACTTAGTTACTTAACTTCCGTGTCAGGGGGAAATTTTCATGCGTTCAGCACGGCGCAGAGTCATGGCGGCGGTCGGCGCGGCCGCCGCCCTCGCGGCCGTACTGGCCGCCACACCCGGCAGCGCGACAGCGGATCCGGCGACGCCCGGCAGGGCCGGGGTCGAGGTCGAGATACCCGGGCCGGAACACGGCACAGCCGCCGGATCCGGCCGCACACGCGTACCACAGGAGGGCCGGGCCCGGCCCTCCTCCCGGCTCTCGGCGGCCGAGGAGGCCGCCGACGGCGAGGTCACCAAGCTGATGGACAACGGCTCCACCGCCGACCGGCTGGACATCGTCGTCGTCGGGGACGGCTATACCGCCGCCGAGCTCGACCGGTTCCACACCGACGCCAGGGAGAAATGGGCTGAGGTGGCGGCCGTCGAGCCGTACACGACGTACCAGGGACTCTTCAACGTATGGGCGGTCGACGCCGTGTCGAACCAGTCCGGCGTCTCGGGCGACCCCGGTCCGGAGATCGTCCGGGACACCGCCCTGGGCTCGTACTTCTGGTGCGACGACATCGAGCGGCTGCTGTGCGTCGACCAGGACAAGGTCGACGGGTATGTGGCGAAGGCGCCCGAGGCCGACTTGGTGCTCGTCCTCGCCAACAGCGCCAAGTACGGCGGCGCGGGCTACAACGAGCCGAGCGGGACCCTCGGTTACGAGGGCATCTCCACCGCTTCGGCCGGCAACGAGAAGTCCGGCCAGGTCGCCATCCACGAGACCGGCCATTCGCTGGGCAAGCTCGCCGACGAGTACTACTACCCCGGCTACCCGGGCTACGAGGAGTACACGGGCCCCGAGCCCGCCGAGTCCAACAGCTCCACACTGGCCGCCGGGGACATGTCCGGACAGCGTGCCAAGTGGCACCGCTGGCTCGGCGAGGAATCGCCCGACGGCGGTTCGGTCGGCACATACGAGGGCGGGGGGTACTACGTCACGGGCCTGTACCGGCCCACCGACAACTCCCTGATGCGTACTCTCGGCAAGCCCTTCAACCTGCCCGGTATCGAGGCGATGATCGCCGGCTTCTACCGCCACGCGAACGTCGTCACCGCGGTCACGCCCACCGATCGCACCCTCCGGCTCACAGACACCGCGAAGGCCGCCGTACCCCGGCTGAGGGGCGCGGACGGGCGTCAGCTCAGGATCCGCTGGTATCTGGACGGCAGGGAGTTGAAGCCCTTCGCGGGCCGTACCCGGGTGCGGGTGTCGGACCTGGCCCTATGGCTGCTCGACCTGCGCACGCACACGTTGTCGGTCACCGCCGAGGACCGTACGCCTGCGGTGCGAGACCCGAAGATCGCCGGGACGCTGAAGTCCACCACCGGCTGGAGGATCCGCCTCTGACCCCGGTCGGCCCGCGAGCCGGCCCGCGAACCATCAACACTCCGGACGCTCATGGCTGATCGCGGGTGCGGCGGGCCTCCCCGAAATCCCACAGACAGACAACCGACCGGTCGCCCCCGGCCGACCTCACCCGAACGTTCACATCGGAGAAGAACGTCGTGAGGAACGGCCGCCGGTCCACCCAGCGCTCCGCGAACCAGTCACCGAGATCCTCGCGGAGCAGCAACTCCGCCATGGGCGCGCTGCACACCGCCAGCAGGTCACCCGGCCGGGTCTCCAGCCGGGCCCAGCGCAGCTCCTGCGAGCCGGTGGGAAGCCGCGCCTGCCGAGCGCCGGTGAAGACCCCGTCCCAGACGCCTTCCCGCAACCGCAGTACGGAGCCGTCGCCGATACCGAAAGCCACATGCTCACGCAGCTGATGGTCGCCCAGGCGGGACAGCAGTCCGGTGAGCGCGAGCTCGACCGCAGCGTCACCGGCCGCACCGGTGCTGCCGGTACCGGTACTCATGCCGCCCGTCTCGTTGCGAGCCACCAGACGCACGGAGTGAGCCACACCCTGAACGGCGGTGCGCAGCAGGCCCCCCAGCTCGCTGTCATCGGCCGGGACACGCGTGGTGGCGTACGCAGCCTGATACAGCTCGGTGCCGAGCCGCTCGCCGTAGTGGCCGAGCTGCGCGGCGAGACTCCGGCAGGCCCGCTCCGCGGCCGAACGCGACCACGGTCCGCGCGGTGCACCCGCGGCCACCACGCTGAGCAGCGTCGGAGAGGTGATCTCCTCCACCAGCCCGAGGTGGACCGCGTCCCGCCGGTGCTCACCGTCCTCGCGCTGCCGGTCGCCCCGGACGGAGGCCGACCGGACGATCAGCGGACCGAGGTCCGCACCGTCGACGGTGCTGTCGGCCCCGGAGTCCCTGCCCAGCGGCAGTCGGCTGGGTACGGCCGGGGAAAGCGGCGGCCCGCCGGGCGGGTCGGCGACCTCGGCTCCGTCCTGCGAGCGGTTCCGAGCGGTGGCCGCCGACGCCTCGGCGATCCGGGCAGCCACTCCCCTCTCGACCTTCGCCTCGAAGGCGGCGGTCAGCCGCGCCCCCACCCGTGCCTCCAGTGCGGCAGCCACTCTCGCCTCCACCTCTGCCTCCAGCGCGGCAGCCAGTCGCACCTTCAATTGCGCCGCGACGGCCGCCTCCACGCCGCCCTCCACCTCGGCGAGCCGCGACCGCAGGGCACGGTTTTCCACGAGCGCCTGTTCCCGCTCTCCCAGGACCCTGGTGAGCTGGACCTCGTAGGCCCCGCGAGTCCGCTCCAGTTCCGGGGCCAACAGCTTCTTCTGGCGCTGGGCGGGCAGGACGGTGTGGCGCGATCCGCGACGACGGGCCGCGACGGCCAGTACGCCGCACGCGACCAGGGACACGAACAGCGCGACGAACAGCGCGACGAACAGCGCGACCAGAACGACCGGTTCAGTCTCCACGCGGCCGACCTTCCTCCGTGGCCAGCCGACGCACGGTTCGCTCCGCGAGCGCGGAGGCGGCGAATGCTTCGAGACGGTCCCAGAGCTCGCGTCCGTCGCCCGGCCGGAGTGGTTCCCCGGACCCGGGCGACAGTGCGGGGTCGGCCGTGGGCCGTTCATGGCGTGCCGTCAGGTCGTGACAGCCGAGCCGGACGTCCCGGCACGCGGCCCGCAACCGCCGCACGGTCAGCACGGGAACCTCGCGAGGCACCTCGCCGATCAGCGGACGCAGAACGCCATCGCTCAACGCGGCCAGCCCGGAGGCAGCCCAGTCCGCCTCCGCCTGCCGCACGGCGTACCCGGGCCGCCGGACCGTCCCGTCGAGCAGCCGCGCCGCCAGTCCGGCCTCCGGCAAGGCCAATGCGTACACCGGCAGCCCCTCGGCCGCGGGCCCGACGGTCCGGCCGCCGCGCCCGCGCAACCAGCTGCCCAGATCCGTCATGCCATGCCTCCCGCGCAGCCCGGCCACGGTCGCGACCAGCACGACCGGCGGCGCGTGCGGCGCCCGCCGGACCCGGTCCAGCAGTCCCCCGAGCACTGCGACTGCGGGCGAGGGCTTCGCGTCCCCACCGAGCTCGTCGGCCGGCAGCGCGGCGAGCACGAGGTGCGCGGTCTGCAGCACTTCGAGCGTCAGTAGGCGCA
This portion of the Streptomyces sp. NBC_01750 genome encodes:
- a CDS encoding helix-turn-helix domain-containing protein yields the protein MDEPAEIGLRVQRLRNQRGLTQRQLAEPSYTPAYVSTLESGKVRPSETALRFLAERLGTSFEELATGRPAHLATELRLALTDAQQQLATGSADEAAVRYRRLLTDAEHLELAPEQAEALLGLGDCALETGELANAGRHFEAAERLLAGEPLPRRARAIRGRAIAHLLAGELRYACYLLESTIAELGASGLADPEALVLLYAAVIGPYIDMGAHARAAHAAELALALAPQVNDPALVASMHRQVARTFLAEGRTADADASLAKAQAIYRQLRLRTDLAHCHWMRGYVQAQNGELALAEKELRTARDMLAAKRAVLYTAQVEVELADVLRRLGRHDEAAGLLSALLELGDRHGAVHAGGAHRLLGLIAEERGEAEAAEEHYVLALALLERSGASGDLADLCRLLGDLLRRGGRTEAALDAYRTGLGHRAAPGTTTLGPAPAGPSIPQH
- a CDS encoding M64 family metallopeptidase translates to MRSARRRVMAAVGAAAALAAVLAATPGSATADPATPGRAGVEVEIPGPEHGTAAGSGRTRVPQEGRARPSSRLSAAEEAADGEVTKLMDNGSTADRLDIVVVGDGYTAAELDRFHTDAREKWAEVAAVEPYTTYQGLFNVWAVDAVSNQSGVSGDPGPEIVRDTALGSYFWCDDIERLLCVDQDKVDGYVAKAPEADLVLVLANSAKYGGAGYNEPSGTLGYEGISTASAGNEKSGQVAIHETGHSLGKLADEYYYPGYPGYEEYTGPEPAESNSSTLAAGDMSGQRAKWHRWLGEESPDGGSVGTYEGGGYYVTGLYRPTDNSLMRTLGKPFNLPGIEAMIAGFYRHANVVTAVTPTDRTLRLTDTAKAAVPRLRGADGRQLRIRWYLDGRELKPFAGRTRVRVSDLALWLLDLRTHTLSVTAEDRTPAVRDPKIAGTLKSTTGWRIRL